In one Carassius carassius chromosome 14, fCarCar2.1, whole genome shotgun sequence genomic region, the following are encoded:
- the LOC132157225 gene encoding RAC-gamma serine/threonine-protein kinase, with product MSDVTIVKEGWVQKRGEYIKNWRPRYFLLKTDGSFIGYKEKPQDADLPYPLNNFSVAKCQLMKTERPKPNTFIIRCLQWTTVIERTFHVDTLEERDEWAEAIQMVADKLQRQEEERIQCSPTSQIDNMGEEEMDTSISHHKRKTMNDFDYLKLLGKGTFGKVILVREKASGKYYAMKILKKEVIIAKDEVAHTLTESRVLKNTRHPFLTSLKYSFQTKDRLCFVMEYVNGGELFFHLSRERVFSEDRTRFYGAEIVSALDYLHSAKIVYRDLKLENLMLDKDGHIKITDFGLCKEGITDAATMKTFCGTPEYLAPEVLEDNDYGRAVDWWGLGVVMYEMMCGRLPFYNQDHEKLFELILMEDIKFPRTLSADAKSLLSGLLIKDPNKRLGGGPDDAKEIMRHSFFAGIDWQDVYDKKLIPPFKPQVSSETDTRYFDEEFTAQTITITPPEKFDEDGMDCMDNERRPHFPQFSYSASGRE from the exons gtgAATATATTAAGAATTGGAGACCTCGCTACTTCCTGCTAAAAACCGATGGGTCCTTTATCGGATACAAGGAGAAGCCACAGGATGCAGATCTTCCCTACCCTCTCAATAACTTCTCTGTTGCAA AATGCCAGCTGATGAAAACTGAACGACCAAAGCCGAACACTTTTATTATTAGATGTCTACAATGGACTACAGTCATAGAGAGGACCTTTCATGTGGACACGCTAGAAGAGAG GGATGAGTGGGCAGAGGCGATCCAGATGGTGGCAGATAAACTCCAAAGACAGGAAGAGGAACGTATCCAGTGTAGTCCCACCTCACAGATAGACAACATGGGAGAGGAGGAGATGGACACATCTATCAGCCATCACAAACGCAAG ACAATGAATGACTTTGACTACTTAAAATTATTGGGAAAAGGCACTTTTGGAAAAGTCATTCTCGTACGGGAGAAGGCCAGCGGGAAATATTATGcaatgaaaattttaaagaagGAGGTTATTATAGCCAAG GACGAAGTGGCCCACACGCTTACAGAAAGCAGAGTACTAAAAAACACGAGACATCCTTTTTTAACC TCTTTGAAGTACTCATTCCAAACAAAAGACCGCCTATGCTTCGTGATGGAGTATGTCAATGGAGGAGAG CTGTTTTTCCATTTGTCGAGAGAACGGGTGTTCTCCGAGGACCGCACGCGCTTCTACGGCGCCGAGATCGTTTCCGCCCTCGACTACCTGCACTCTGCCAAGATTGTGTACCGGGATCTCAAG CTGGAGAACTTAATGCTTGATAAAGACGGTCACATCAAAATTACAGACTTTGGCCTCTGCAAGGAAGGAATCACTGATGCTGCTACCATGAAGACCTTCTGTGGGACGCCAGAGTATCTGGCACCAGAG gtGCTGGAGGACAATGATTACGGCCGTGCGGTGGACTGGTGGGGTCTTGGTGTGGTCATGTATGAGATGATGTGTGGCCGACTGCCTTTCTACAATCAGGACCATGAGAAGCTTTTTGAGCTCATCCTAATGGAGGACATCAAGTTCCCCAGGACGCTCTCTGCTGATGCCAAGTCCCTACTGTCAGGCCTGCTCATCAAAGATCCCAATAAAAG ACTCGGTGGAGGTCCGGATGATGCTAAAGAAATTATGAGGCATAGTTTCTTTGCTGGAATTGACTGGCAGGATGTCTATGATAAAAAG CTGATACCTCCCTTCAAGCCTCAGGTGTCGTCAGAGACAGATACCAGATATTTCGATGAAGAGTTCACAGCTCAGACGATTACAATAACCCCTCCTGAAAAAT TCGATGAAGATGGGATGGATTGCATGGACAACGAGCGACGGCCACACTTCCCCCAGTTCTCCTACTCCGCCAGCGGGAGAGAGTGA